One genomic segment of Ricinus communis isolate WT05 ecotype wild-type chromosome 3, ASM1957865v1, whole genome shotgun sequence includes these proteins:
- the LOC8275619 gene encoding uncharacterized protein LOC8275619, which produces MNQTRPNSNDDVLQSMVKESIHRFLTEYKNGTTDFSNFASIFSRFLNILPDPPLEIIWFYSALTFHSAKLTAHNHVLLAKDLFQLLVSCCSSSCSVVKKIAVVAPVIYEISSLVCKRKEWIKEIESLLEVTASYISICLGSNFEGNDEVMILDSCFVDLVRVWVVDKIDESCQFDEVLRVFFPLVNDGILRRFASEGNGIGTGYLAGIVMSQVLLLSLCLKFESRVSRVELEKELRERTVQTMTAFPTYDFFDTVLRMLLEPVLPIIPLLSSEDEVIVRKILYDTAMTMEFSCPGPDKGIKLLDERLKNLAITWLFVAENGIRFFRENADKTKVICYLHAFSESCLPSKLIKWVTNQPGMHNLSIPKISSPLALIRWLLIVEDKGVQVFDSDISKIYVKTIISKPIEYRFFEVKSDGQNLGENHFSCKEDKGENKVDGDLEMVDSEDTMFLAAPAVLKVTAASGTRKSKEERKDEEGKQIKFVKGHLYDNLARETLKPSDDYDALSSCSEVDNPASDDCTIFMEQ; this is translated from the exons ATGAACCAAACAAGACCAAATTCAAACGACGACGTTTTACAATCCATGGTAAAAGAATCAATTCATCGATTTTTAACCGAGTACAAAAATGGCACAACCGATTTTTCAAATTTCGCCTCCATTTTTTCCCGCTTTCTAAACATTTTACCCGATCCACCGCTAGAAATCATCTGGTTTTACTCGGCTTTGACTTTTCACTCTGCAAAGCTGACCGCTCACAACCACGTCTTACTAGCTAAAGACTTGTTTCAACTGCTAGTTTCTTGCTGCTCTTCTTCTTGCTCTGTGGTTAAAAAGATCGCAGTAGTTGCTCCAGTAATTTACGAGATCAGTAGTTTAgtttgtaaaagaaaagagtggATTAAAGAAATTGAGAGTTTATTAGAAGTAACTGCTAGTTATATTAGCATTTGCCTTGGCTCGAATTTCGAAGGAAACGATGAAGTTATGATTTTAGATTCTTGTTTTGTTGATTTAGTACGCGTTTGGGTGGTTGATAAAATTGATGAGAGTTGTCAATTTGATGAAGTTTTGAGAGTCTTTTTTCCACTTGTTAATGATGGAATTCTCAGAAGGTTTGCTAGCGAGGGAAATGGGATTGGGACTGGGTACTTAGCTGGGATTGTTATGAGTCAAGTTTTATTGTTGAGTTTGTGCTTGAAGTTCGAGTCTAGAGTTTCAAGAGTAGAGTTGGAGAAGGAATTGCGTGAGCGGACGGTTCAAACAATGACTGCATTTCCAACTTATGACTTTTTTG ATACCGTGCTAAGGATGCTGCTGGAGCCCGTCTTGCCCATCATCCCCTTACTG AGTTCTGAAGATGAAGTTATTGTGAGAAAAATCCTATACGATACTGCAATGACAATGGAGTTTTCCTGCCCTGGTCCTGATAAAGGGATTAAACTGCTTGATGAGCGCTTGAAAAATCTTGCTATAACATGGTTGTTTGTAGCTGAAAATGGCATACGATTTTTTAG GGAGAATGCTGACAAAACCAAAGTCATCTGTTATTTACATGCCTTCTCTGAATCTTGTCTACCATCTAAATTGATCAAATGGGTTACTAATCAACCTGGCATGCACAATTTAAGTATACCAAAGATTTCCAGTCCGCTAGCACTTATCA GGTGGCTACTGATTGTCGAGGATAAAGGTGTACAAGTATTTGATAGTGACATCTCCAAGATCTATGTAAAAACCATTATCTCTAAACCAATAGAGTACCGATTTTTCGAAGTCAAGTCAGATGGGCAGAATTTGGGTGAAAATCACTTCTCCTGTAAGGAGGATAAAGGGGAAAATAAAGTTGATGGTGATCTAGAAATGGTGGATTCTGAGGACACTATGTTCTTGGCTGCTCCTGCAGTGCTGAAAGTGACAGCAGCTAGTGGAACGAGGAAAagcaaagaagaaaggaaggatgaaGAGGGAAAACAAATTAAGTTTGTCAAAGGTCATCTATATGATAATTTAGCTAGGGAGACATTGAAACCATCAGATGATTATGATGCTCTGAGTAGCTGTAGTGAAGTGGACAATCCAGCCTCGGATGATTGCACAATATTTATGGAGCAATAA
- the LOC8275617 gene encoding NADH dehydrogenase [ubiquinone] iron-sulfur protein 7, mitochondrial, whose amino-acid sequence MAMIARNTASRLPTLLSSHRGTGAFSLHTTLPSLSAEATPPTPYGRAPPPSTSFPTGLSKTAEYVISKVDDLMNWARRGSIWPMTFGLACCAVEMMHTGAARYDLDRFGIIFRPSPRQSDCMIVAGTLTNKMAPALRKVYDQMPEPRWVISMGSCANGGGYYHYSYSVVRGCDRIVPVDIYVPGCPPTAEALLYGLLQLQKRINRRKDFLHWWTK is encoded by the exons atgGCTATGATAGCTCGAAACACCGCCTCTCGCCTTCCTACCCTCCTCTCCTCACACCGCGGCACCGGCGCCTTCTCTCTCCACACTACTCTGCCTTCCCTCTCGGCGGAGGCAACGCCACCTACACCTTATGGCCGTGCACCGCCACCTTCGACTTCTTTTCCTACTGGGCTTTCAAAGACCGCGGAGTACGTAATATCGAAAGTCGACGATCTGATGAACTGGGCCCGGCGCGGTTCCATCTGGCCAATGACATTTGGTCTGGCTTGCTGCGCCGTGGAAATGATGCATACCGGTGCTGCTAGATACGATCTGGATCGGTTTGGTATTATATTTAGACCTAGTCCTCGCCAGTCTGATTGTATGATTGTTGCTGGTACTCTTACTAATAAGATGGCTCCTGCTCTTCGCAA GGTTTATGACCAAATGCCTGAGCCAAGATGGGTCATCTCTATGGGGAGCTGTGCAAATGGTGGGGGATATTATCACTACTCCTACTCTGTCGTACGGGGTTGTGATAGGATTGTCCCTGTAGACATTTATGTCCCAGGATGCCCGCCCACAGCTGAGGCCTTGCTCTATGGATTACTGCAGCTTCAGAAAAGGATTAACAGGCGTAAGGATTTCCTCCACTGGTGGACTAAATGA
- the LOC8275618 gene encoding serine/threonine protein phosphatase 2A 55 kDa regulatory subunit B beta isoform isoform X2, whose translation MDGGEASALLQAPPQPLEWRFAQVFGERTAGEEVQEVDIISAIEFDRSGNHLATGDRGGRVVLFERTDMKDHGGNRRDLERMDFSVNRHPEFRYRTEFQSHEPEFDYLRSLEIEEKINKIRWCQSANGALFLLSTNDKTIKFWKVQEKKVKKVCNMNVDPAKTTGNGPIVGAASMSTSPNMYIANGGYLDRSSNHSSNDFSFSGDVQNLHLPVLISHETNLVARCRRIYAHAHDYHINSISSNSDGETFVSADDLRINLWNLEISNQSFNIVNLKPNNMEDLTEVITSAEFHPSHCNMLAYSSSKSSIRLIDMRQSALCDTHSKSFEEQEVPGSRSFFTEIIASISDIKFAKDGRHILSRDYMNLKLWDINMDSGPVASFQVHEYLRPKLCDLYENDSIFDKFECCLSGDGLRVATGSYSNLFHVFGCSEGSTEATTLEATKNPMRRQVQTPSRPSRSMGNLSLGFRRDSAGVDTNGNALDFTTKLLHLAWHPTENSLVCAASNSLYMYYA comes from the exons ATGGACGGTGGTGAGGCGTCTGCTCTGTTACAGGCGCCGCCGCAGCCCTTGGAGTGGAGATTTGCGCAGGTGTTTGGTGAACGTACGGCTGGTGAAGAAGTTCAGgaag TTGATATCATATCGGCTATTGAATTTGATAGAAGTGGCAACCACCTTGCCACTGGAGATCGTGGTGGGCGGGTGGTTTTATTTGAAAGAACTGACATGAAAGAT CATGGTGGTAATCGGAGAGATCTAGAGAGGATGGATTTTTCAGTCAACAGGCATCCTGAGTTCAGGTACAGAACAGAGTTTCAGAGTCATGAACCAGAG TTTGATTATCTAAGGAGCTTGGAGATTGAGGAGAAAATTAACAAGATTAGATGGTGCCAATCAGCTAATGGTGCCCTGTTTCTTCTGTCGACGAATGACAAAaccataaaattttggaag GTCCAAGAGAAGAAGGTCAAGAAAGTGTGCAACATGAATGTTGACCCTGCAAAAACTACAGGCAACGGTCCCATTGTAGGTGCTGCCAGCATGTCAACAAGCCCTAACATGTATATTGCGAATGGAGGATATTTGGATAGGTCCTCTAATCATTCAAGCAATGACTTCTCCTTTTCTGGGGATGTCCAGAATCTGCATTTGCCTGTG TTGATCAGTCATGAAACAAACCTTGTGGCTAGGTGCCGAAGAATATATGCTCATGCTCATGACTATCATATTAATTCCATTTCTAGTAATAG TGATGGTGAAACATTTGTATCTGCTGATGATCTGCGAATAAATCTTTGGAATTTGGAAATTAGCAACCAGAGTTTCAACATTGTTAATTTGAAGCCTAACAACATGGAAGATCTGACTG AGGTGATTACTTCAGCAGAATTTCACCCTTCTCATTGTAATATGTTGGCGTATAGTAGCTCAAAAAGCTCAATTCGTTTGATTGATATGCGGCAATCTGCTCTATGTGATACTCATAGCAAATC GTTTGAGGAACAAGAAGTGCCTGGTTCGAGGTCCTTTTTCACGGAGATAATTGCCTCAATCTCAGATATTAAGTTTGCCAAGGATGGAAGGCATATACTTAGTCGTGATTACATGAATCTCAAg TTATGGGATATAAATATGGATTCTGGGCCAGTTGCATCCTTCCAAGTTCATGAATACCTGAGGCCTAAG CTTTGCGATTTGTATGAAAATGATTCCATCTTTGATAAATTTGAGTGTTGTCTAAGTGGAGATGGATTGCGAGTGGCAACTGGTTCCTACAG CAATCTTTTCCATGTTTTTGGCTGTTCTGAAGGTAGCACAGAAGCAACAACATTAGAAGCCACCAAAAATCCAATGAG GAGACAAGTTCAAACACCATCAAGGCCTTCTAGATCTATGGGCAATCTTTCTCTTGGTTTTAGACGAG ATAGTGCTGGAGTTGATACAAACGGAAATGCGTTGGATTTCACGACAAAGTTGTTACATTTAGCATGGCATCCAACTGAAAATTCTCTCGTCTGTGCCGCCTCAAATAGCCTTTACATGTATTACGCATAA
- the LOC8275618 gene encoding serine/threonine protein phosphatase 2A 55 kDa regulatory subunit B beta isoform isoform X1 → MDGGEASALLQAPPQPLEWRFAQVFGERTAGEEVQEVDIISAIEFDRSGNHLATGDRGGRVVLFERTDMKDHGGNRRDLERMDFSVNRHPEFRYRTEFQSHEPEFDYLRSLEIEEKINKIRWCQSANGALFLLSTNDKTIKFWKVQEKKVKKVCNMNVDPAKTTGNGPIVGAASMSTSPNMYIANGGYLDRSSNHSSNDFSFSGDVQNLHLPVLISHETNLVARCRRIYAHAHDYHINSISSNSDGETFVSADDLRINLWNLEISNQSFNIVNLKPNNMEDLTEVITSAEFHPSHCNMLAYSSSKSSIRLIDMRQSALCDTHSKSFEEQEVPGSRSFFTEIIASISDIKFAKDGRHILSRDYMNLKLWDINMDSGPVASFQVHEYLRPKLCDLYENDSIFDKFECCLSGDGLRVATGSYSNLFHVFGCSEGSTEATTLEATKNPMRRQVQTPSRPSRSMGNLSLGFRRGADSAGVDTNGNALDFTTKLLHLAWHPTENSLVCAASNSLYMYYA, encoded by the exons ATGGACGGTGGTGAGGCGTCTGCTCTGTTACAGGCGCCGCCGCAGCCCTTGGAGTGGAGATTTGCGCAGGTGTTTGGTGAACGTACGGCTGGTGAAGAAGTTCAGgaag TTGATATCATATCGGCTATTGAATTTGATAGAAGTGGCAACCACCTTGCCACTGGAGATCGTGGTGGGCGGGTGGTTTTATTTGAAAGAACTGACATGAAAGAT CATGGTGGTAATCGGAGAGATCTAGAGAGGATGGATTTTTCAGTCAACAGGCATCCTGAGTTCAGGTACAGAACAGAGTTTCAGAGTCATGAACCAGAG TTTGATTATCTAAGGAGCTTGGAGATTGAGGAGAAAATTAACAAGATTAGATGGTGCCAATCAGCTAATGGTGCCCTGTTTCTTCTGTCGACGAATGACAAAaccataaaattttggaag GTCCAAGAGAAGAAGGTCAAGAAAGTGTGCAACATGAATGTTGACCCTGCAAAAACTACAGGCAACGGTCCCATTGTAGGTGCTGCCAGCATGTCAACAAGCCCTAACATGTATATTGCGAATGGAGGATATTTGGATAGGTCCTCTAATCATTCAAGCAATGACTTCTCCTTTTCTGGGGATGTCCAGAATCTGCATTTGCCTGTG TTGATCAGTCATGAAACAAACCTTGTGGCTAGGTGCCGAAGAATATATGCTCATGCTCATGACTATCATATTAATTCCATTTCTAGTAATAG TGATGGTGAAACATTTGTATCTGCTGATGATCTGCGAATAAATCTTTGGAATTTGGAAATTAGCAACCAGAGTTTCAACATTGTTAATTTGAAGCCTAACAACATGGAAGATCTGACTG AGGTGATTACTTCAGCAGAATTTCACCCTTCTCATTGTAATATGTTGGCGTATAGTAGCTCAAAAAGCTCAATTCGTTTGATTGATATGCGGCAATCTGCTCTATGTGATACTCATAGCAAATC GTTTGAGGAACAAGAAGTGCCTGGTTCGAGGTCCTTTTTCACGGAGATAATTGCCTCAATCTCAGATATTAAGTTTGCCAAGGATGGAAGGCATATACTTAGTCGTGATTACATGAATCTCAAg TTATGGGATATAAATATGGATTCTGGGCCAGTTGCATCCTTCCAAGTTCATGAATACCTGAGGCCTAAG CTTTGCGATTTGTATGAAAATGATTCCATCTTTGATAAATTTGAGTGTTGTCTAAGTGGAGATGGATTGCGAGTGGCAACTGGTTCCTACAG CAATCTTTTCCATGTTTTTGGCTGTTCTGAAGGTAGCACAGAAGCAACAACATTAGAAGCCACCAAAAATCCAATGAG GAGACAAGTTCAAACACCATCAAGGCCTTCTAGATCTATGGGCAATCTTTCTCTTGGTTTTAGACGAG GAGCAGATAGTGCTGGAGTTGATACAAACGGAAATGCGTTGGATTTCACGACAAAGTTGTTACATTTAGCATGGCATCCAACTGAAAATTCTCTCGTCTGTGCCGCCTCAAATAGCCTTTACATGTATTACGCATAA
- the LOC8275616 gene encoding far upstream element-binding protein 1 has translation MADESQYSSAADATATTTNKRKYDDQTPPPPSTRRATGFSSPDSAHAHAPPTYNSVPPPVDEIQMAKQKAQEIAARLLSGAAGGGGDIKRPRVDNNGASGFDSNDNNKGFSSAPPNDLKSLSNSAPSAIPVSYGTYLGSSSKKIEIPNGRVGVIIGKGGETIKYLQIQSGAKIQVTRDMDADPNSPTRMVELMGNPDQIAKAEQLISEVLAEADVGGSGTVSRRFTGQGGSEHFVMKIPNNKVGLVIGKGGDSIKNMQARTGARIQVIPLHLPPGDTSTDRNVHIEGTSEQIELAKQLVNEAISENRARNPSMAGGYPQQGYQSRPPSWGQPGAPQIQQPGYGYMQPGAYPGQSQQYNMSQPPYGGYPPQPSSGGYASNWDQSNPTANQQTGQGYDYYNQQASQQQPTAGGPAAPADNTGYNYSQPPASGYNQQGQGYGQDGYGGYPQSGYGQAPQYDQQQGYASTYGNVANATQEGHTPSYGVQGDSTQAPSQQGYTSGQQPSPNPASYPPQGSTQPGYGIPPTSQSGYGSQPQAQPGYGSSYGPPQAQKPPANPPVYGQTQQSPSTPGGYAQPASVQSGYPHSQPPPSSYTQADSGPQRASGYGATGAQPGYGPPYGSTPGGQSGYGQGIPPYNTSYASGYSQQPAVYPTDGSGSNNARATYDAAPAAQPAQAKTSPQS, from the exons ATGGCGGACGAATCTCAGTACTCTTCGGCCGCGGATGCCACCGCCACCACTACAAACAAGCGCAAATACGACGACCAAACACCGCCGCCACCATCAACTCGCCGCGCTACCGGCTTTTCATCGCCTGACTCAGCTCATGCTCATGCTCCGCCTACTTACAACAGCGTCCCACCACCTGTTGATGAGATCCAGATGGCTAAGCAAAAAGCTCAGGAGATTGCCGCTCGCCTCTTGAGTGGAGCagctggtggtggtggtgataTTAAACGCCCTAGGGTTGATAATAATGGTGCTTCTGGTTTTGATtctaatgataataataaggGCTTTAGCTCTGCTCCTCCTAATG ATTTGAAGTCTCTGTCAAATTCAGCCCCTTCTGCTATTCCTGTTTCATATGGCACATACTTGGGAAGCTCGAGCAAGAAGATTGAAATTCCAAATGGTAGGGTTGGTGTTATTATTGGGAAAGGTGGAGAAACTATCAAATACCTGCAGATTCAGTCTGGAGCGAAGATACAGGTTACAAGAGACATGGATGCAGACCCTAATTCTCCAACAAGGATGGTAGAGCTTATGGGCAACCCTGACCAAATTGCAAAGGCTGAGCAGTTGATAAGTGAAGTTCTTGCAGAG GCTGATGTAGGGGGTTCTGGTACAGTTTCCCGAAGGTTTACAGGACAAGGAGGTTCTGAACATTTTGTAATGAAAATTCCTAATAACAAG GTTGGACTGGTAATTGGTAAAGGAGGTgactcgattaagaacatgcAAGCAAGAACTGGAGCTCGTATTCAG GTGATACCTTTGCATCTACCCCCAGGTGATACATCAACAGATAGGAATGTGCATATAGAGGGTACTAGTGAACAGATTGAACTTGCAAAACAGTTGGTTAATGAAGCTATTAGTGAG AATCGTGCAAGGAATCCATCAATGGCTGGAGGATATCCTCAACAAGGATATCAATCGCGGCCACCAAGCTGGGGTCAGCCTGGAGCTCCTCAAATTCAGCAACCTGGTTATGGCTACATGCAGCCTGGAGCCTACCCTGGCCAATCTCAACAGTATAATATGTCTCAACCACCTTATGGAGGGTATCCTCCCCAACCATCATCTGGTGGATATGCATCCAACTGGGATCAGTCAAATCCCACTGCCAATCAGCAAACCGGTCAGGGTTATGACTATTATAATCAGCAAGCTTCACAGCAACAACCGACTGCTGGTGGTCCTGCAGCTCCAGCAGATAATACAGGTTATAATTATAGTCAGCCACCAGCTTCTGGTTATAATCAACAAGGACAGGGTTATGGTCAGGATGGCTATGGTGGGTATCCTCAATCTGGTTATGGTCAAGCACCACAATATGATCAACAGCAAGGCTATGCTTCAACTTATGGTAATGTTGCCAATGCAACTCAAGAAGGGCATACTCCCTCATACGGGGTCCAAGGAGACTCCACTCAAGCACCGAGTCAGCAAGGTTATACTTCTGGGCAACAGCCTAGCCCAAATCCAGCAAGTTATCCTCCACAAGGATCTACCCAGCCTGGATATGGAATCCCCCCTACCTCTCAGAGTGGCTATGGGAGTCAACCCCAAGCACAGCCTGGATATGGGTCTAGCTATGGACCTCCTCAAGCACAGAAACCTCCAGCCAATCCCCCTGTTTATGGACAGACACAACAATCACCGAGCACTCCTGGCGGATATGCCCAACCTGCTTCTGTGCAGTCCGGATATCCACATTCTCAGCCACCACCATCTAGCTATACTCAAGCAGATTCAGGTCCACAGCGGGCTTCTGGTTATGGTGCAACAGGTGCTCAGCCAGGGTATGGTCCACCTTATGGTTCTACTCCAGGTGGTCAATCAGGTTATGGGCAGGGGATACCACCTTACAACACTTCTTATGCTAGTGGTTATTCTCAGCAGCCTGCAGTATACCCAACTGATGGCAGTGGTAGCAATAATGCTCGGGCGACTTATGATGCAGCACCAGCAGCGCAGCCTGCACAAGCAAAAACATCACCACAAAGTTGA